In Deinococcus reticulitermitis, a single genomic region encodes these proteins:
- a CDS encoding helix-turn-helix domain-containing protein, with amino-acid sequence MRVWRPSTLTRDQLEERRLYAQQLLTAGEVSPRAIAETVGVSESTVRTWKQRLRERGSLQATRAVGPAPRLSPEQRTRLGELLRAGPLAAGYPDARWT; translated from the coding sequence CTGCGCGTCTGGCGACCCTCCACCCTGACCCGTGACCAACTGGAAGAACGGCGGCTCTATGCCCAGCAACTCCTGACCGCAGGCGAGGTCAGCCCCAGGGCCATTGCGGAAACGGTCGGCGTTTCCGAGAGTACGGTCCGCACCTGGAAACAGCGTCTCCGGGAGCGAGGGAGCCTCCAGGCCACCCGAGCGGTGGGGCCTGCACCGCGCCTGAGTCCCGAACAGCGCACTCGACTGGGGGAGTTGCTGCGCGCCGGACCGCTGGCAGCGGGCTACCCTGACGCGCGTTGGACGA
- the priA gene encoding replication restart helicase PriA: MPARPASPWLICVPLPIAALDFAAPHGFEGEAPLGCRVLVPWKGELRVGLVVGEAKGGATRTRLREVVHLLDEPAAPWVPPATVRGVCGWAQDARIPAGLIWGDLLGVGWTPDYDHAVRAVSEADLSPFGADTPDEEWREASLFSPLLLDAVREQGLLEERFCPRPRFVTRIRAREPFEVPPSARTVSAIGAQPWETVDAALRERSEWQALNASETAGLPPLTLKQASALEWLRGHGPVTGLPGWARGAGVGAAVVRRVVEAGYAREVRRPQAPPAIWHWLREHGPVPSLNAWAQGAGVSLLEVSRLLNAGGADYTFAEAPPPPAWRWLREHGPTETLSAWAQGAGVSPGAVSALVGKGWAEYLQQPAPPPELPAPQPTPDPRPAEELLALTSDLLPETGEWRLHGGREGARWLALAPRLTRLLAQGRGVLVLVPDRATLARAWEGLSGYAEVAGTRAAQLTGLLTPRQREEAWRQIREGEARLVIGSPHALGAPLSNLALVVVLEEGSDAYKLLSGSRAFVPDLAARVAREWGAALGNVGTVPAVESAGLPGVVLAPPRTRVHIVDYSRPTEQAQLGPLSSPHLTPQGQGYPLSHDLARLLRQVQERGRQAALLAPRRGYSALLRCPGCESVPQCKNCDIPLRFHHETRRMTCHQCGYGQGVPDRCDECGEQMWKARGPGTEWIAQEVTRLLPGMPVYRLDRDHQDNLAPLYAGESGVVVGTPLLLSRVCPPDLALIGVTLADTWLGVSDFRASERYHRMLRQLAAWHPRRAPLLVVQTFQGDHPALRVLADGRDALAYPAAEAQVRRELLYPPAVRLAQIEVSARDKERACAAAQAVADALHGAGATEPEILGPAPSPVARLRGVYPYHLLLRARSDARLAELLGVLDTRSWSARVRVDVNPRAIWIDNQVGQQPW; this comes from the coding sequence GTGCCTGCTCGCCCCGCGTCCCCCTGGCTGATCTGCGTGCCGCTGCCTATCGCGGCGCTCGATTTTGCCGCTCCACACGGGTTTGAGGGGGAAGCGCCACTCGGCTGCCGGGTCCTGGTGCCGTGGAAAGGCGAGCTGCGGGTGGGGCTGGTGGTGGGGGAGGCGAAGGGCGGGGCCACGCGCACCCGCCTGCGCGAAGTCGTGCATCTGCTCGACGAGCCCGCCGCGCCCTGGGTGCCGCCCGCGACCGTGCGCGGGGTGTGCGGCTGGGCGCAAGACGCACGCATTCCAGCAGGGCTGATCTGGGGCGACCTGCTCGGCGTGGGCTGGACCCCCGACTACGACCACGCGGTGCGGGCGGTCTCGGAAGCCGACCTCTCCCCCTTCGGCGCCGACACGCCCGACGAGGAGTGGCGCGAGGCGTCGCTGTTCTCGCCCCTGCTGCTCGACGCGGTGCGTGAACAGGGGCTGCTGGAGGAGCGCTTTTGCCCGCGTCCGCGCTTCGTCACCCGGATCCGGGCGCGCGAACCCTTCGAGGTGCCGCCCTCGGCGCGGACGGTGTCGGCGATCGGGGCGCAGCCCTGGGAGACGGTGGACGCAGCCCTGCGCGAGCGCTCCGAGTGGCAGGCCCTGAACGCCTCAGAAACGGCGGGCCTGCCCCCGCTGACCCTCAAACAGGCATCGGCGCTGGAATGGCTGCGTGGGCATGGCCCCGTCACGGGCCTGCCCGGTTGGGCGCGCGGCGCGGGCGTCGGCGCCGCAGTGGTGCGGCGGGTGGTGGAGGCCGGCTACGCACGCGAGGTGCGCCGGCCCCAGGCGCCGCCCGCGATCTGGCACTGGCTGCGCGAGCACGGCCCGGTGCCCAGCCTGAACGCGTGGGCGCAGGGCGCAGGCGTGAGCCTGCTCGAGGTTTCGCGGCTGCTCAATGCCGGGGGCGCCGACTACACGTTTGCCGAGGCCCCGCCGCCCCCCGCCTGGCGCTGGCTGCGCGAGCACGGCCCCACCGAGACGCTGAGCGCCTGGGCACAGGGAGCCGGGGTCAGTCCGGGCGCCGTCTCGGCGCTCGTCGGCAAGGGCTGGGCCGAGTACCTCCAGCAGCCCGCCCCCCCCCCGGAGCTCCCCGCGCCGCAGCCCACCCCCGACCCCCGCCCCGCCGAGGAGCTTCTCGCCCTCACGAGTGACCTGCTGCCTGAGACCGGGGAATGGCGGCTGCACGGCGGGCGCGAAGGCGCGCGCTGGCTCGCCCTCGCTCCGCGCCTGACCCGGCTGCTTGCACAGGGGCGCGGGGTGCTCGTGCTCGTCCCTGACCGCGCCACGCTCGCCCGCGCGTGGGAGGGACTCTCGGGGTACGCCGAGGTGGCCGGCACCCGCGCCGCGCAGCTCACTGGCCTCCTGACTCCCCGGCAGCGTGAGGAAGCGTGGCGGCAGATCCGGGAAGGCGAGGCGCGGCTGGTGATCGGCAGCCCGCACGCGCTCGGGGCGCCGCTCTCCAACCTTGCGCTCGTGGTGGTGCTGGAGGAAGGCTCGGACGCCTACAAGCTGCTCTCGGGCTCGCGCGCCTTCGTGCCGGACCTCGCGGCGCGGGTGGCGCGGGAATGGGGGGCGGCGCTCGGGAATGTGGGGACGGTGCCCGCCGTGGAGAGCGCCGGGCTGCCGGGCGTGGTGCTCGCGCCGCCGCGCACGCGGGTGCATATCGTGGACTACTCGCGGCCCACCGAGCAGGCCCAGCTCGGGCCGCTGTCGAGCCCGCACCTCACGCCGCAGGGGCAGGGTTACCCGCTCAGCCACGACCTCGCGCGGCTGCTCCGGCAGGTGCAGGAGCGCGGGCGCCAAGCGGCGCTGCTCGCGCCCCGGCGCGGCTACTCGGCGCTGCTGCGCTGCCCAGGCTGCGAGTCCGTGCCGCAGTGCAAGAACTGCGACATCCCGCTGCGTTTTCACCACGAAACCCGCCGGATGACCTGCCACCAGTGCGGCTACGGGCAGGGCGTGCCCGACCGCTGCGACGAGTGCGGCGAGCAGATGTGGAAGGCGCGCGGCCCCGGCACCGAGTGGATCGCCCAGGAGGTCACCCGGTTGCTGCCGGGAATGCCGGTCTACCGCCTCGACCGCGACCACCAGGACAACCTCGCGCCGCTCTACGCCGGGGAAAGCGGCGTCGTGGTGGGGACGCCGCTGCTGCTGTCCAGAGTCTGCCCGCCCGACCTCGCCCTGATCGGGGTGACCCTCGCAGACACCTGGCTCGGGGTCTCGGATTTCCGCGCCTCGGAGCGTTACCACCGGATGCTGCGCCAGCTCGCAGCGTGGCACCCCCGGCGGGCGCCGCTGCTCGTGGTCCAGACCTTTCAGGGGGACCACCCCGCGCTGCGCGTCCTCGCCGACGGGCGCGACGCCCTGGCCTATCCCGCTGCCGAGGCGCAGGTGCGCCGCGAACTGCTCTATCCGCCCGCCGTGCGCCTCGCGCAGATCGAGGTCTCGGCCCGCGACAAAGAGCGCGCCTGCGCCGCTGCCCAGGCCGTGGCCGACGCCCTGCACGGCGCGGGCGCCACCGAGCCGGAAATCCTCGGTCCCGCGCCCAGCCCCGTCGCCCGGCTGCGCGGCGTCTACCCCTACCACCTGCTGCTGCGCGCCCGATCGGACGCCCGCCTCGCCGAACTGCTCGGGGTGCTCGACACCCGCTCGTGGAGTGCGCGCGTGCGGGTGGACGTCAACCCCCGCGCCATCTGGATCGACAATCAGGTGGGGCAGCAGCCGTGGTAG
- a CDS encoding RIO1 family regulatory kinase/ATPase gives MSPHTDWADSDWADFDAPGEQKLRRKRTKPQGRRKVADLVADDADLVADATIRRLLDLGHLTRVIGELKSGKEATAYVAEGPRGTALLKIYRDLQARSFRNDAIYRAGQVILDARARRAMEGRSRKGLAMLEESWVLAEYAHLWRLWEAGLSVPEPLVGPRPIDYSETVPAVLMRLIGTEAAPAPRLSDVRLTPEEARKAWDQSVSGLADLLRLGYAHGDYSTYNLLWWEDTVTIIDFPQLTTRQSPHFRELLRRDAESLSTSFRKHGLHLGAEATLREVQRRALGPGPTPRVLLP, from the coding sequence TTGAGCCCCCACACCGACTGGGCCGATTCCGATTGGGCTGATTTCGACGCCCCCGGTGAGCAAAAGCTCCGGCGCAAGAGGACCAAACCTCAGGGCCGGCGTAAAGTTGCCGACCTCGTGGCCGACGACGCCGATCTCGTGGCCGACGCGACCATCCGGCGTCTCCTTGACCTCGGGCACCTCACGCGGGTGATCGGGGAACTCAAGAGCGGCAAGGAGGCCACCGCCTACGTCGCCGAGGGGCCGCGCGGCACCGCGCTGCTCAAGATCTACCGCGACCTTCAGGCCCGTTCGTTCAGGAATGACGCGATCTACCGCGCCGGGCAGGTGATTCTCGACGCGCGGGCGCGGCGCGCGATGGAGGGCCGCAGCCGCAAGGGGCTCGCGATGCTTGAGGAAAGCTGGGTGCTCGCCGAGTACGCCCACCTCTGGCGCCTGTGGGAAGCCGGGCTGAGCGTTCCCGAGCCGCTCGTCGGCCCCCGCCCCATCGACTATTCCGAGACTGTGCCCGCCGTGCTGATGCGGTTGATCGGCACCGAAGCTGCCCCCGCGCCCCGGCTGAGCGACGTGCGCCTGACGCCCGAGGAGGCGCGGAAGGCGTGGGACCAGAGCGTGAGCGGCCTGGCCGACCTGCTGCGGCTCGGCTACGCCCACGGCGACTACAGCACCTACAACCTGCTGTGGTGGGAGGACACCGTGACCATCATCGATTTTCCCCAACTCACCACGCGCCAGAGCCCCCACTTTCGTGAGCTGCTGCGCCGCGACGCCGAGAGCCTGAGCACGAGTTTCCGCAAGCACGGCCTGCACCTCGGGGCCGAGGCCACGCTGCGCGAGGTGCAGCGCCGGGCGCTGGGGCCGGGACCGACGCCGCGCGTGCTGTTGCCGTAG